In the genome of Myxococcales bacterium, the window TTCCGGCAACTTCGGAAGTTGCCGGAAATGGCGATCCATCCATGGACCGCACGCAGGGTGTTTTTCAACACCCTGCTAAAGGGTGAGTCTGCTATTCCGCCTTTTCCACCTGGAAGAATTCCAGTTCGACGGGCGTCGTCCGGCCGAAAATGGAGACCATCACCCGCAACTTGCCTTTATCCGGTTTCACTTCATCGACCAAACCGGTGAAATTGGCGAAGGGGCCTTCCGTAATGCGGACGGTTTCGCCCTTCTCGAATTCCACCTTGGGAACCGGCCGCAGCGAACCTTCGCTGATCTGCCGGGTAATCCGCCTGACTTCTTCTTCCGGCACCGGGGGCGGGTTTTTCGCGCCGCCGACGAAGCCGGTGACTTTCGGGGTCGATTTGACGACGTGGTAGGTCCGTTCGTTCATTTCCATCTTCACCAGCA includes:
- the nusG gene encoding transcription termination/antitermination factor NusG; translation: MADCKWYVVHTYSGYEAKAKQAIEERMKAHGLGENLEEILIPSEQVVEMVKGSKRTTTRKFFPGYLLVKMEMNERTYHVVKSTPKVTGFVGGAKNPPPVPEEEVRRITRQISEGSLRPVPKVEFEKGETVRITEGPFANFTGLVDEVKPDKGKLRVMVSIFGRTTPVELEFFQVEKAE